The genomic segment GCGCTCGCCGAAGTGCGGCGGGTGCTGAAGCCGGGCGGCAAGGTGCTGTTCGTCGATATCGCGGGCATCGACCATCCTTTGCTCGACACGCATATCCAGGCGATCGAAGTGTTGCGCGACGGCTCGCATATCCGCGATTACCGCGCCGACGAATGGGTCGCCTTGTTCGAAGCGGCGGGATTCAACGCGTCGATCCGCGAGCGCTGGCGGATCGACATCGAGTTCAGTTCATGGGTCGCGCGGATGCGCACGCCGGAGCCGCGCGTGGTGGCGATCCGCTCGCTGTGGAGCAGCGCGCCGGACGAAGTGCGCGAGTATTTCGACGTGCAGGAAGACGGCTCGTTCAAGCTCGACGCGTTGATGGTCGAAGCGCATTGAGCGCGTTGCGCGAAAGCGCGGCGGCATGAAAAAACGGCGGGGTACCGAATCCGGTAGCCCGCCGTTTTAGCGTCGAACGCGTGGACTTCATTCAGCCCGCGCGAAACAAGGCGCGCTGATTGAAGCCACCAACAAAGCTCAACCCGTATTGCGCAACCCCGCCGCAATCCCGTTGATGCTCAGATGAATCCCGCGTCGCACGCGCACATTGTCATCACCTGCGCGGTGACGCTTGA from the Paraburkholderia fungorum genome contains:
- a CDS encoding class I SAM-dependent methyltransferase gives rise to the protein MKHHDQVADAFGSTAAAYLTSQTHATGADLRTLAESIAATPGATVLDMGCGAGHASFAVAPHAKEVVAYDIAPQMLATVEGAAKDRGLANIRTQQGAAETLPFDDDSFDWVISRMSAHHWHDVPLALAEVRRVLKPGGKVLFVDIAGIDHPLLDTHIQAIEVLRDGSHIRDYRADEWVALFEAAGFNASIRERWRIDIEFSSWVARMRTPEPRVVAIRSLWSSAPDEVREYFDVQEDGSFKLDALMVEAH